In a genomic window of Callithrix jacchus isolate 240 chromosome 22, calJac240_pri, whole genome shotgun sequence:
- the LOC108589542 gene encoding large ribosomal subunit protein eL37-like, with translation MTKGTSFGKHCSKTHTLCCHCGSKACHLQKSTCDKNGCPTKRKRKYNWGAKAEKRSTTRTGRMRHLKIVCRRFRHGFREGTTPKPKRAAVAASSSS, from the coding sequence ATGACGAAGGGAACCTCGTTTGGAAAGCACTGCAGTAAGACACACACGCTGTGCTGCCACTGTGGCTCTAAGGCCTGCCACCTTCAGAAGTCGACCTGTGACAAAAATGGCTGCCCCACCAAGCGCAAGAGAAAGTATAACTGGGGTGCCAAGGCTGAAAAACGAAGTACCACCAGGACTGGTCGAATGAGGCACCTAAAAATTGTATGCCGCAGATTCAGGCATGGATTCCGTGAAGGAACAACACCTAAGCCCAAGAGGGCAGCTGTTGCAGCATCCAGTTCATCTTAA
- the RTBDN gene encoding retbindin isoform X2, whose amino-acid sequence MACRVHIRPISLAWVLQLTLAWILLEACGGSRPLQARSQRHHGLAADLGKGKLHLAGPCCPSEMDTTETSGPGNYPERCGVPSPECESFLEHLQRALRSRFHLRLLGVRQAQPLCEELCQAWFANCEDDITCGPTWLPLSEKRGCEPSCLTYGQTFADGTDLCRSALGHALPVAAPGARHCFNISISALPHSKPGRRAREAPSRRSRRPRNSILDAAGSGSGSGSGSGP is encoded by the exons ATGGCCTGCAGGGTCCACATACGACCCATCAGCCTGGCCTGGGTCCTGCAACTGACCCTGGCATGGATCCTGCTGGAAGCCTGTGGAGGGAGCCGCCCACTCCAAGCCAGGTCCCAGCGACACCATGGGCTGGCAGCTGATCTGGGCAAAGGCAAGCTGCACCTGGCAG GACCTTGTTGTCCCTCAGAGATGGACACAACAGAGACATCGGGCCCTGGGAATTATCCAGAACGCTGCGGAGTGCCGAGCCCTGA GTGCGAATCCTTCCTGGAACACCTCCAACGTGCCCTGCGCAGTCGCTTCCACCTCCGGCTATTGGGGGTACGCCAGGCCCAGCCGCTCTGCGAGGAGCTCTGCCAGGCCTG GTTTGCCAACTGCGAAGATGATATCACCTGCGGCCCAACTTGGCTCCCACTCTCAGAAAAAAGGGGCTGTGAGCCCAGCTGCCTTACCTATGGACAG ACCTTCGCAGATGGGACGGACCTTTGTCGCTCGGCGCTGGGCCACGCCCTACCGGTGGCTGCTCCTGGCGCCCGTCACTGCTTCAACATCTCCATCTCCGCGCTACCACATTCCAAACCAGGACGGCGGGCCCGGGAAGCTCCCTCCCGGCGCTCCCGCCGCCCTCGCAACTCCATCCTGGACGCTGCAGGCAGCGGGAGTGGCAGTGGAAGCGGCAGTGGTCCCTAG
- the RTBDN gene encoding retbindin isoform X1, whose protein sequence is MARQLLSQVDMACRVHIRPISLAWVLQLTLAWILLEACGGSRPLQARSQRHHGLAADLGKGKLHLAGPCCPSEMDTTETSGPGNYPERCGVPSPECESFLEHLQRALRSRFHLRLLGVRQAQPLCEELCQAWFANCEDDITCGPTWLPLSEKRGCEPSCLTYGQTFADGTDLCRSALGHALPVAAPGARHCFNISISALPHSKPGRRAREAPSRRSRRPRNSILDAAGSGSGSGSGSGP, encoded by the exons ATGGCCAGGCAG CTTTTATCTCAGGTGGACATGGCCTGCAGGGTCCACATACGACCCATCAGCCTGGCCTGGGTCCTGCAACTGACCCTGGCATGGATCCTGCTGGAAGCCTGTGGAGGGAGCCGCCCACTCCAAGCCAGGTCCCAGCGACACCATGGGCTGGCAGCTGATCTGGGCAAAGGCAAGCTGCACCTGGCAG GACCTTGTTGTCCCTCAGAGATGGACACAACAGAGACATCGGGCCCTGGGAATTATCCAGAACGCTGCGGAGTGCCGAGCCCTGA GTGCGAATCCTTCCTGGAACACCTCCAACGTGCCCTGCGCAGTCGCTTCCACCTCCGGCTATTGGGGGTACGCCAGGCCCAGCCGCTCTGCGAGGAGCTCTGCCAGGCCTG GTTTGCCAACTGCGAAGATGATATCACCTGCGGCCCAACTTGGCTCCCACTCTCAGAAAAAAGGGGCTGTGAGCCCAGCTGCCTTACCTATGGACAG ACCTTCGCAGATGGGACGGACCTTTGTCGCTCGGCGCTGGGCCACGCCCTACCGGTGGCTGCTCCTGGCGCCCGTCACTGCTTCAACATCTCCATCTCCGCGCTACCACATTCCAAACCAGGACGGCGGGCCCGGGAAGCTCCCTCCCGGCGCTCCCGCCGCCCTCGCAACTCCATCCTGGACGCTGCAGGCAGCGGGAGTGGCAGTGGAAGCGGCAGTGGTCCCTAG